GCGTCTCGTGACGTCAAatcagagacaggcgaacaCACAGCGTTTCCACAGTAACAAAGGGTGCCTTGAGTTAGGTGTTGAGAGAAAATTATGGAGTGAattcgcagagaagagcgagaagaagaacagacgAACAcggggaggggaagaagcggaccAAGGCCGAAACGCGTGCTTCGGCTCACCGGGGGGAGGAAGCCAGTGTCAAAGGTGAAGCGGAGCTGAAGGACATCTTGCGGCCGTGACTCTTCTcaagaaaggcgacgctTTGCTCTTACCATTCTGTGCaccttctgtttcttgtgCTTTCTTCCCAGCAAAGCCCGGGCTCGTGAAACCCAAGATTGCCGCAAAGtaaaaacggagacgcttAGCCGcactgcttctctctcgtcgcgctctttactctgtctctcccgtgtgTGTTGCGTTTTGACTCGCGTccgttcgtttttctcgtctgtggCGTTTcctttgcctttttcctgttctttcctttctATCTGATCTGTTTCACCACTAGCTgcaaggaggcagaagaagcggagagctAGCCTCCGACGCAAGCAGCAAAAAGAAAACATTCGCAGTCCTGACTTTCGAAAGCAAAGTGTGAGGGCGCTTGATATTTCTGTCTCAAGAGAGGAACTCGGGAATTCCTCACCTCTCCCTCTCAAGCGTCGGAACGACACACAATAAATGAAGGAACGAAGAATGCAACGGAAAAGCAAGGGAAGCAgctgaggaggaagacaaatGTTTTTCCCCGATCTTGTACAAAACCAATCGTGAGAGTGTAGAGGCTTGTTGGTTTTGGGAATTATCAGATTGCTTTTACGTTTTCTCATTTTTTTTCGCCGAGTGCAGAGAGTTGAGGAAGAGTCGTCTTCTACGACACATCGTTGGCTATGTTTTCTCGGTTCTCTGTTACATTGGGTGATTCAACTGACAGTAGAGGGGCGCTGCGAACATCCGTAGAATGTCTCCTTGGTTTCTCTTCGAAACGAATTGATTTTaggaaaacagaaactgAGTGTCGACACGCGTGCCGCATTGGGGGCACGTGTCCCCCAGAAACTTGAAAATCGTTTTTCGTTGCGGTgtcggagagacacacaatTCTCGCATCTGGTACGCTGTGTCCTTTTTTGTTTTGCGGGAAAATGATGGAGGAGATAGAAAGCTAGTTTCTTTCtcaggaaaaaaagaaaccCTCGAACCGAGACCTCCGTTCTCAACGAAGttcacacatatatatatatatatatatatatatatacatgtatagaTGCATATGTGGGACTACATATTTAAGTATTCGTGTATGTAGTTTATGTGGAGAGACCTGTGCATAAATCttatatgcatgcacctgtATGTGTCTTTTTGGAGAGTCCGTGTCGATAGTCTGTGGTTTTGTTCCGCTCCCGGTCGcgcctgtgcatgcaaaggaCTGGAGCTCCTAGCCCGCTGGCCCtcggtctctgcctcttcgcatccatctctctctgccaaGAGaaccctctctcttttgggTGAGGTTACGCCTTTCTGAAGAATTTTAATTTCTCGCTTGGCGAAAGGAAGAGTGGAACAAACGCTCGCGTCTCGGCCAGCTGCGGCGCGTGCCGGGGAGCGACCGACGTGAGAGGCCAGAACAGAGCCCCTCCTGGCTGTGTGTCACCCTGTGCCGCGAAAGGATCCAGGCAGCgcgaagaggggaaacgcccgaaagagggaacggaacagcgagagaaagcgacacgGATCTCTCCGGGATCGGACGTCCGACTTGGCAAGACTGCTCGTAGAACCTGTTTTCGTTCGCTTTTTCGGGCCACTTCCAAGCGCTTTTTGCATTTTTTTGGGTTTGTAGGCCAACGCTAAAACGCGAGGTTTTCCCCGCTCTCGCTGCAGGCCGAGCCTGGCTTTGAAGCGTTGTGTATGAAGTctcgagggagacagaagacaagCCACGGAAGCACACAGAaccccacacacacacacacacacacacttgcaAGAGAGCAGCCAAGGGAGAGCGGACGGAAGTCGATTGTCTCGGGAAGTTTAGAGAAGTGTCTGCGGTCTTTTGCTTCTCAGGGCGAGTGCGGCACTCTCGGTGAGGTGTGAgaacgcggaagaaaagcgaaaaaaatTGCGCATTCCGCCTTGGCTTTCTTCCACTTTCATTTTTTACCGCCGCTCGCGATCGAAACCCATGCCGCGGCGCCCCGGAAAGTCGTCGCCTCCAGGGGGCCCGCCAAAGTGGTTCGACGGCGGCATGCCTGGGCCTCGAAGGCCCGGGCCCATGGGCCCGAGCCCGCCAGGACCCATGGGCCCGAGTCCGCCAGGGCCCATGGGCCCGAGGCCCCCAGGCCCCCCGGGCCCCGGCAGGATGGgcccgctgccgccgcggGGGCCCATGCCCGGGCGCTGGAAGTGGTTGGAGCCCTGGCCCGAGGACCCGCCGCTGCGAATGTCCTGAGGATGGTGCGAACCAAACAAGGAACCGCTCCGACTCCCGGGTGGCCCGCCGCCTGGGCCCATCGGCATTCCtaaaaaaaagaaaaaacggcagAAAGACGCACACATGCACCCTTCTCAAACGAACGCCTCCTGAGCAACACACGCGATGTCCGCCCTACGCAGGTCACGCCCCCATCTGCGAGGTCTCGCACACACGTCCCCCACATGCGACGCGTCTTTGatatctctgtctctctctgagaCCCAAACATACATGTAAATCACCTTTCGACACATACATCTACGCATGgctacatatgtatgtgcgtctacatatatatatatatatatatatatatatatactatgcatatctacatacatcTATCtacgcgtatatatatatatatatatatattgtcGGGAGGGGATCTTTGATGTTTCGCCTACCCATGGGAGGGAatcctcctctgcctccgcctctaTCCATTCCGCCTCGGCCGGAGAAGCCGCCTCGGCCGGAGAAGCCTCCGCGCCCGCCGAAGCCGCGCTGGAATCCCGAGCTGCCCCCAGGGCCCATGGTAAGAGGCCCGGACCCCGCAGCTTGGACTGCAACAGAGcgcgcggaaaagagacaagagcggcgcatgcaccagatgcagagaagcgaagacggagcGGAACGGCACAGAGGCCacaggaaacacacacggcgaagcaggcaaaacgcgagagagaaaacggagccgggagagaagaaagcaaagaaagacaagaaaaagaagagagaagagagagaagggaaaaaagagagaagtgggagaaggaaaaaaagagagaagagagaagaaagataagggaaaggagagagaagagagagaacagagaagaaaggtaaggaaaagaagagagaagagagagagataagGAAAAGCTGAAAAAtaaggaaaaaaagagggaaaagagagaagagagataaGGAAAAGCTGAAAAAtaagggaaaaaagagagaagagagagaagggagaaggaagacatggaaaagaagagagaagagagagacgaaaagagaagatcGGCTCACCAGCTCGCTGAATGACGCTTGTATCCAGCTGCTGAGGCGGCATAAAATCGGGCTCGCGAATCAGATctgtggaaagagaaaaaaccgcGGTGGAGAATCAGAAGACGAGCGGAGtaacgagagaagacaagagaaaaacccAGAGActgcgaaaaggaagggacGGAAAACGGTTGAACAGAACCCGtcgaacgcggagagaaagggaaaacgaacagGAGACCGTGGACGGGGAGATTaaggaacggagaaaacacatcagaggcgaaaaaacgtTTTCTAGAAATGCACAGACGCAGTGGGTGTTTCTGACGTCTTCGCAACGGGCCTTCCATGGAAGAAAGCGGGGACAGCTCCAGGGCGCAACTGttgaaaagagacagaattCTCgagtcgcctttttctcctcacATTTCTCGTCTCTTGAGATGTCCGTATGcgcacacatgtatatacacatgtacattTATGCGTTTAAATACATTTATTTATATCGATCTCACGTACACTTCCACGTGTACAGATATGCGCATGTAAGtctgtgtacgtacacctcaatgcgtgcaaatatatatatatatatatatatatatcccgTGTGCGATGTCTGACTTACTTTGGAAATATTCAATCTTTTGATTGATATGCTTTCGCCCCGTGGCATGTTGTCGCCGTCCAGCAGGGGAGGAATGGGTGAGGTAGATATCGCAGTATTCGCAGTAGTACTTCGGCATTTTGTCAACCTCGAAATGtcactttcttctttctctccttcctctttcttccgctttcctTTCACCGCGCGTGTCGCAGACTCCTCTCTGAACACCACCAGACGCCGACTGCTGCCGcggtctgtctccgcggaTAGGTTCTTTATTCTGGCcgtcttcgtgtctctcgttcctctctgcgagaagaagagggagaagaaaggcccggaggggaagagagagacacttcgAAGAAAGACCGTCCACGAAGCACGGAGAACCCAGGCGGGGTGCACAGCTGTGTCCCTCGCGGGGTGGACGTACACCGGGGCCCAcggctctttttcctgtgaAGAGGGCCCCCTGGATAGAGCGCAgtgggagagaggggagacactGGGACGCGCACACGTTCCGTGAAaacgccttttctcctgaGAAGCTGGCGGGCCAGAGACTGGATTCTTTCGACACTTTCTGTCCCTCAACACGGAGCATATGCAGAACAACACCAAACGGGTGCgcggttttttctcgcgaacCTGGGTGCGGTcaggagaggggagaggccgcgcgcgacgacagcagaaaggcgaggaagagtgcgtgcgtgtgtcaggcgaggaaaggacgagagagagaatgcaCCGCGGGGAAGACTGCAGCGACGCgcgcggaggcagagggcGGCAAGGGAAACAACGACtgaggaaaagacaaaggaaaagggagaagtggagacgcgagacgtgGGCGCCAGacggagagcaagagagcCAGCGTgcacgacgagagagacgaggggaagACCGCTTGAAGCCTCGAGAATCCCGGAGACCTTGCCGTCAAGGCGCGAAAGGCCGAACGAGATACG
The sequence above is a segment of the Neospora caninum Liverpool complete genome, chromosome IX genome. Coding sequences within it:
- a CDS encoding putative U1 small nuclear ribonucleoprotein, yielding MPKYYCEYCDIYLTHSSPAGRRQHATGRKHINQKIEYFQNLIREPDFMPPQQLDTSVIQRAVQAAGSGPLTMGPGGSSGFQRGFGGRGGFSGRGGFSGRGGMDRGGGRGGFPPMGMPMGPGGGPPGSRSGSLFGSHHPQDIRSGGSSGQGSNHFQRPGMGPRGGSGPILPGPGGPGGLGPMGPGGLGPMGPGGLGPMGPGLRGPGMPPSNHFGGPPGGDDFPGRRGMGFDRERR